In Mytilus trossulus isolate FHL-02 chromosome 14, PNRI_Mtr1.1.1.hap1, whole genome shotgun sequence, a genomic segment contains:
- the LOC134695931 gene encoding sorting nexin-5-like isoform X1, whose product MSSLKSSASAKMKESDQNGHEDSDGEIDIRSNSPVVNSGPFKHLYDVKVPTAVKDGDNLKFTITVCDPDNDEELSTVTRIYDDIEWLQHCLMTQNSVSGIIVPPLPNRPETDAKAAESKSKKQLGSGSKVMVQDDFTRDCRSAENYFKLVTHHEVFGKDENLRKFLLEKEAAVKAKVKRGFFNRMSNMVDEARKGQHKDVDDFFQKQREWAVNYGKYMKDASLNFNKMVYAQMRLASCYTHLGTCLSGGTIDRDETSVRINKYLGKLGEGIENAKHGLEVLSANDEKTVAFQLDLFARYMDAVKEMLFRRTCLLVEYEDACKALEKAKPNKKQAAEEAKEKAEKLYEECTINARKELKTFLRNRLISFEDCLSKFAESQIKTARDTYTLLVRSLTEIKQMD is encoded by the exons ATGTCTTCTCTTAAATCGTCTGCAAGCGCCAAGATGAAG gaatcTGATCAGAATGGACATGAGGACTCGGATGGGGAAATTGATATTAGATCAAATAGTCCTGTTGTAAATTCTGGTCCATTTAAACACCTGTATGATGTTAAAGTACCTACTGCAGTTAAAGATGGAGATAACTTAAAGTTCACCATAACAGTTTGTGAT CCAGACAATGATGAAGAACTTAGTACAGTTACCAGAATTTATGACGATATAGAATGGTTACAGCATTGTTTAATGACTCAGAACAGTGTATCAGGAATTATA GTACCACCTTTACCAAACAGACCAGAAACAGATGCTAAGGCAGCAGAATCTAAATCAAAGAAACAATTAGGCAGTGGAAGCAAGGTCATGGTTCAGGATGATTTTACTCGGGACTGTAGGAGTGCTGAAAA CTACTTTAAACTTGTTACTCATCATGAAGTgtttggaaaagatgaaaatctACGAAAATTTCTGTTAGAGAAAGAG gCAGCAGTAAAAGCGAAAGTAAAGAGGGGATTCTTCAACAGAATGTCAAATATGGTAGATGAAGCCAGAAAGGGACAGCATAAG gatgttgatgatttttttcaaaaacaaagagAATGGGCCGTCAATTATGGAAAGTATATGAAAGATGCATCACTG aatttcaacaaaatggtATATGCTCAGATGA GACTAGCAAGTTGTTATACTCATTTAGGAACATGTTTGTCAGGAGGAACTATAGACAGAGATGAAACTTCAGTCAGGATTAACAA ATATCTTGGAAAACTTGGTGAAGGCATAGAAAATGCTAAG CATGGTTTAGAAGTATTAAGTGCCAATGATGAAAAGACTGTTGCCTTTCAATTAGACCTGTTTGCCAGATACATGGATGCAGTAAAG GAAATGTTGTTTAGAAGAACCTGTTTACTGGTGGAGTATGAAGATGCATGTAAAGCTTTAGAAAAGGCAAAACCTAACAAGAAACAGGCA GCAGAAGAAGCCAAAGAGAAAGCAGAAAAACTGTATGAAGAATGCACCATAAATGCCAGAAAAGAG TTGAAGACATTCCTACGAAACAGGCTGATATCTTTTGAAGATTGTTTGTCAAAGTTTGCAGAATCCCAAATAAAGACGGCAAGAGATACATATACCTTACTTGTCAGATCACTAACagaaatcaaacaaatggattaa
- the LOC134698114 gene encoding uncharacterized protein LOC134698114 — protein MMGRSTISVMVIFICIECFMCKQCPNQVCTCYRSSKLAKCSRRSYIPTFPKYVKSIHLQNNKLYTLTRRLFSNITRYYIQSLSLVSNSVRHIDDEAFVDLKCLRSLEISKEKRLNITYFKKAFSGRGTTFAKIRLEDNGWSFVPDFVVSSSALTNITEIHLGRNSFSNFSMKGIANLKNLETLDLSQNKLITFIIPTIVNIRKLILNNNDIVRLPRFCVNNSDTSNVPRLRSIFLNENALSKIDPKTFRCLPSLEILQLNGNRLNVLLPSAFDTMPQLKNLSIEKNKLTKIYGKAFQSLSLHRLNIGFNNFHFHRLRGVDYILHRMFSPLTNLTNLNLDSTRLTWIPPKAFQSLRSLKWLTLQGNSLSSWNDRLFEPMKNLRYLNLQGNYISLINESSFPDEMLNRLETLDLSKNHFACTCNLMWFRDWIRHKNLSLPKLTNFPREYKCIYPEKMHRVLLKDYNPTKESCTPWNPLFTVVITLASFTVLVLVLLLTAYKCHSNIRNYCYLFRLNTLKRKGYIRLNSSEDYEYHAFVVYCDADRKWVHNIFLPKLENEGFKLCIHFRDFDVGVSKTENVDTYLKKCWKIIVIMSNEFAKSEWCQWELEFSQDRRRRQGRNAFLPIMLKTINSKHMICPIRTLLKTTPYVTHQTGVGEDLFWKAVIEGIQKPLEMPNQKTYILFVFMCIYYGCSSCDLKCRCDVKTRSAFCSKLTYIPRFPEYVKSISLTNNKFHIINREFMSNLTKNDITSLTLTSNAIRILDEDAFSGLPVLKSLILSGEKELNIPDVKKALSKLIASLEYIGLMENGWTYIPSGIFDAKAFKNIRKIHLSKNKLLEFTFAEVANLTNLNRLDLTTNKLITLNVTHYITVKDMIVDGNDIVRLSSFCNSIDGTSLLQKLQLLRINDNALSELTPTMFKCLPSLKTLQLSGNRLTVLLNDTFSSIPQLTELHVQYNKLKKIERNAFKSLSLQRLRFGYNGFHFDEDQRFHPNYIFKNVPKLTELDLRNNFLPSDNEPVLRQMFSHLKNLTSLNLAATYLQKLPTNVFHSMSSLQRLILQGNNLRNWQKGTFENMTHLQSLSLQGNYIQLINSSSFPNELLMRLKSLDLSNNHFSCTCDLMWFRDWLRNKDKNRPILLNFPHRYKCISPENMHGKYLIRYNPTNVICTPWNQLYTTAIILSSFGFIIITLIVGAYRCHANIRNYFYLFRIHRLKRRGYIRLNSSEDYEYHAFVVYCDADREWVHNIFLRKLEDDGLKLCVHHRDFDIGASITENIDTYLQKCWKIIVIMSNDFAKSEWCQWEVEFLQERRRQQGKDVFLLIMLKTINSNHMTCPVKTLIKTTPYLTYKGGVGEDLFWKAVFESIKKPLGDPPVAM, from the exons ATGATGGGAAGATCAACAATATCAGTAATGGTTATTTTCATATGTATCGAGTGTTTTATGTGTAAACAATGCCCTAACCAGGTATGCACATGTTACAGATCTAGTAAATTAGCAAAATGTTCGAGGCGTTCATATATACCAACATTTCCGAAGTATGTCAAATCCATTcatttacaaaacaacaaattgtATACTCTGACAAGacgtttgttttcaaatataacaCGATACTATATACAATCCTTATCTCTGGTTTCAAACTCAGTTCGTCATATTGATGACGAAGCGTTCGTCGACTTAAAGTGTTTACGCTCTTtagaaatttcaaaagaaaaacgaTTAAATATCACATATTTCAAAAAAGCATTTAGTGGACGTGGGACAACATTTGCGAAAATTCGTCTAGAAGACAATGGTTGGTCATTTGTTCCAGATTTTGTTGTATCTTCTTCAGCTTTAACAAACATTACCGAAATACATCTTGGGAGAAATAGTTTTTCGAATTTTTCCATGAAAGGAATAGCGAATCTCAAAAACTTGGAGACACTAGATCTGTCCCAAAATAAActtattacatttattatacCAACGATTGTGAATATACGTAAATTAATTCTGAATAATAACGATATTGTGCGACTTCCAAGGTTTTGCGTTAACAATAGCGATACAAGTAATGTTCCAAGACTTAGATCAATCTTTTTAAACGAAAATGCACTATCTAAGATAGATCCCAAAACGTTCAGATGTTTGCCATCTCTTGAAATCCTTCAACTCAATGGAAATAGATTAAATGTTTTGTTGCCTTCGGCTTTTGACACAATGCCTCAATTGAAAAATTtatctattgaaaaaaataagttaacaaaaatatacggAAAagcttttcaaagtctatcccTACACAGGCTGAATATTGGTTTCaacaattttcactttcatcgATTAAGAGGAGTCGATT ACATATTACATAGAATGTTTAGTCCTCTAACAAATCTTACCAATTTGAATCTGGACTCTACTCGTCTAACATGGATACCACCTAAAGCTTTTCAATCACTGCGATCACTAAAATGGCTGACTCTACAAGGCAACTCTTTGTCCTCGTGGAATGACAGGCTATTTGAGCCGATGAAAAACTTGCGGTACTTGAATCTTCAAGGTAATTATATCAGCCTTATCAACGAATCATCGTTCCCAGATGAAATGTTAAACAGACTTGAAACACTTGATCtatcaaaaaatcattttgccTGTACATGCAATCTTATGTGGTTTCGAGATTGGATCAGACACAAAAATCTTAgtttaccaaaactgaccaacTTTCCACGTGAATATAAATGCATTTATCCAGAAAAAATGCATAGAGTACTCTTAAAAGATTATAATCCAACGAAAGAGAGTTGTACGCCCTGGAACCCGTTATTCACAGTAGTGATAACGTTAGCATCATTTACAGTGTTGGTTCTTGTTCTATTACTAACCGCATACAAATGTCATTCCAATATCAGAAACTACTGCTACCTGTTCCGACTGAACACACTTAAACGCAAAGGCTATATAAGATTAAATAGTAGCGAGGATTACGAGTACCATGCATTTGTAGTATACTGTGACGCAGAcaggaaatgggtccataataTTTTCTTGCCTAAACTTGAAAACGAAGGTTTCAAGCTGTGTATACATTTCCGAGACTTTGATGTTGGGGTCTCAAAAACTGAAAACGTAGATACTTATCTAAAGAAATGTTGGAAAATTATAGTTATTATGAGCAATGAATTTGCAAAGAGTGAATGGTGTCAATGGGAGCTAGAATTTTCACAAGACCGCAGACGCAGGCAAGGAAGAAACGCATTTCTACCAATTATGCTGAAAACCATTAATTCAAAGCACATGATATGTCCAATTAGGACATTGCTGAAAACAACTCCATATGTTACACATCAAACTGGAGTAGGAGAGGATTTATTTTGGAAAGCTGTAATTGAAGGCATACAGAAACCTCTGG AAATGCCTAATCAAAAAACATATATCCTGTTTGTTTTCATGTGTATTTATTACGGCTGTTCATCTTGTGACCTAAAATGTAGATGTGATGTAAAAACAAGATCAGCTTTTTGTTCTAAGCTCACATACATACCAAGATTTCCAGAATATGTGAAATCTATCTCTTTAACCAACAACAAATTTCACATTATCAACAGGGAATTTATGTCAAATTTAACGAAAAACGACATAACATCTCTAACGCTTACCTCGAATGCAATTCGAATTCTAGATGAGGACGCGTTTTCTGGTTTGCCAGTTTTGAAAAGTCTCATTTTATCAGGTGAGAAGGAATTGAATATTCCTGATGTCAAAAAGGCATTAAGTAAATTAATAGCTTCTCTGGAATACATTGGCTTAATGGAAAATGGTTGGACTTATATTCCTTCTGGCATATTCGATGCAAaggcttttaaaaatataaggaAAATTCATCTTTCCAAGAATAAACTCCTAGAATTTACTTTTGCCGAAGTCGCAAATCTTACGAACTTGAATCGACTTGATCTCacaacaaataaactcatcactcTTAATGTGACACACTATATTACTGTGAAAGACATGATTGTTGATGGAAACGATATTGTTCGTCTTTCGAGTTTTTGTAACAGCATTGACGGGACAAGTCTACTGCAAAAACTTCAATTACTACGCATAAACGACAACGCTCTTTCTGAACTAACACCGACCATGTTCAAATGTTTGCCGTCACTTAAAACCCTCCAGCTGAGTGGTAATAGATTGACTGTGTTGTTGAACGATACGTTTAGCAGTATACCTCAGCTGACCGAATTACATGTGCAAtacaacaaattgaaaaaaattgagcGAAATGCTTTTAAAAGTTTATCGTTGCAAAGGCTTAGATTTGGATATAACGGATTTCATTTTGATGAAGATCAACGATTTCAtccaaattatatatttaaaaatgttcctAAGTTAACAGAGTTAGATTTGAGGAATAACTTTTTACCATCAGATAACGAACCTGTGTTACGTCAAATGTTTAGTCATTTAAAAAACCTTACTTCACTGAATCTCGCTGCAACATATCTGCAAAAATTACCAACTAACGTTTTTCACTCAATGTCATCACTTCAACGCTTGATTCTTCAAGGGAATAACTTGCGTAATTGGCAAAAAGGaacatttgaaaacatgacaCATTTACAAAGCCTAAGTCTCCAAGGGAATTATATTCAGTTGATTAACTCTTCGTCTTTTCCGAATGAACTGTTAATGAGACTGAAATCTCTCGACCTCTCAAACAATCATTTCTCGTGTACATGTGACCTGATGTGGTTTCGTGATTGGttaagaaataaagataaaaaccgACCAATTTTGCTTAACTTTCCACACAGGTACAAATGCATTTCACCGGAGAATATGCATGGGAAATATTTGATAAGATATAACCCAACCAACGTCATATGCACACCTTGGAATCAACTATATACAACGGCCattattttgtcatcatttgGCTTTATAATAATTACTCTTATAGTTGGGGCATACAGATGCCACGCAAATATCCGAAATTATTTCTATCTGTTTAGAATACACAGACTAAAACGACGGGGATATATTCGTCTAAATAGTAGCGAAGATTACGAATATCATGCATTTGTAGTTTACTGTGACGCTGATAGAGAATGGGTTCATAATATTTTCCTGAGAAAACTCGAAGATGATGGTCTCAAGCTGTGTGTTCATCATCGAGACTTCGATATTGGCGCAtcaataacagaaaacataGACACTTACTTACAAAAATGCTGGAAAATTATTGTAATTATGAGTAATGATTTTGCTAAAAGCGAGTGGTGTCAGTGGGAAGTAGAGTTTTTGCAGGAACGTAGGCGTCAACAAGGAAAAGATGTATTTTTACTCATCATGTTGAAAACTATAAATTCTAATCATATGACGTGTCCtgttaaaactttgatcaagaCAACTCCATACCTCACCTATAAAGGTGGAGTAGGGGAGGACTTATTTTGGAAAGCTGTCTTTGAGAGTATCAAAAAGCCTCTTGGCGATCCACCAGTTGCAATGTGA
- the LOC134695931 gene encoding sorting nexin-5-like isoform X2, which yields MNKESDQNGHEDSDGEIDIRSNSPVVNSGPFKHLYDVKVPTAVKDGDNLKFTITVCDPDNDEELSTVTRIYDDIEWLQHCLMTQNSVSGIIVPPLPNRPETDAKAAESKSKKQLGSGSKVMVQDDFTRDCRSAENYFKLVTHHEVFGKDENLRKFLLEKEAAVKAKVKRGFFNRMSNMVDEARKGQHKDVDDFFQKQREWAVNYGKYMKDASLNFNKMVYAQMRLASCYTHLGTCLSGGTIDRDETSVRINKYLGKLGEGIENAKHGLEVLSANDEKTVAFQLDLFARYMDAVKEMLFRRTCLLVEYEDACKALEKAKPNKKQAAEEAKEKAEKLYEECTINARKELKTFLRNRLISFEDCLSKFAESQIKTARDTYTLLVRSLTEIKQMD from the exons ATGAACAAA gaatcTGATCAGAATGGACATGAGGACTCGGATGGGGAAATTGATATTAGATCAAATAGTCCTGTTGTAAATTCTGGTCCATTTAAACACCTGTATGATGTTAAAGTACCTACTGCAGTTAAAGATGGAGATAACTTAAAGTTCACCATAACAGTTTGTGAT CCAGACAATGATGAAGAACTTAGTACAGTTACCAGAATTTATGACGATATAGAATGGTTACAGCATTGTTTAATGACTCAGAACAGTGTATCAGGAATTATA GTACCACCTTTACCAAACAGACCAGAAACAGATGCTAAGGCAGCAGAATCTAAATCAAAGAAACAATTAGGCAGTGGAAGCAAGGTCATGGTTCAGGATGATTTTACTCGGGACTGTAGGAGTGCTGAAAA CTACTTTAAACTTGTTACTCATCATGAAGTgtttggaaaagatgaaaatctACGAAAATTTCTGTTAGAGAAAGAG gCAGCAGTAAAAGCGAAAGTAAAGAGGGGATTCTTCAACAGAATGTCAAATATGGTAGATGAAGCCAGAAAGGGACAGCATAAG gatgttgatgatttttttcaaaaacaaagagAATGGGCCGTCAATTATGGAAAGTATATGAAAGATGCATCACTG aatttcaacaaaatggtATATGCTCAGATGA GACTAGCAAGTTGTTATACTCATTTAGGAACATGTTTGTCAGGAGGAACTATAGACAGAGATGAAACTTCAGTCAGGATTAACAA ATATCTTGGAAAACTTGGTGAAGGCATAGAAAATGCTAAG CATGGTTTAGAAGTATTAAGTGCCAATGATGAAAAGACTGTTGCCTTTCAATTAGACCTGTTTGCCAGATACATGGATGCAGTAAAG GAAATGTTGTTTAGAAGAACCTGTTTACTGGTGGAGTATGAAGATGCATGTAAAGCTTTAGAAAAGGCAAAACCTAACAAGAAACAGGCA GCAGAAGAAGCCAAAGAGAAAGCAGAAAAACTGTATGAAGAATGCACCATAAATGCCAGAAAAGAG TTGAAGACATTCCTACGAAACAGGCTGATATCTTTTGAAGATTGTTTGTCAAAGTTTGCAGAATCCCAAATAAAGACGGCAAGAGATACATATACCTTACTTGTCAGATCACTAACagaaatcaaacaaatggattaa
- the LOC134695921 gene encoding toll-like receptor 7 translates to MFSPLTNLTNLNLDSTRLTWIPPKAFQSLRSLKWLTLQGNSLSSWNDRLFEPMKNLRYLNLQGNYISLINESSFPDEMLNRLETLDLSKNHFACTCNLMWFRDWIRHKNLSLPKLTNFPREYKCIYPEKMHRVLLKDYNPTKESCTPWNPLFTVVITLASFTVLVLVLLLTAYKCHSNIRNYCYLFRLNTLKRKGYIRLNSSEDYEYHAFVVYCDADRKWVHNIFLPKLENEGFKLCIHFRDFDVGVSKTENVDTYLKKCWKIIVIMSNEFAKSEWCQWELEFSQDRRRRQGRNAFLPIMLKTINSKHMICPIRTLLKTTPYVTHQTGVGEDLFWKAVIEGIQKPLGNPPVAV, encoded by the coding sequence ATGTTTAGTCCTCTAACAAATCTTACCAATTTGAATCTGGACTCTACTCGTCTAACATGGATACCACCTAAAGCTTTTCAATCACTGCGATCACTAAAATGGCTGACTCTACAAGGCAACTCTTTGTCCTCGTGGAATGACAGGCTATTTGAGCCGATGAAAAACTTGCGGTACTTGAATCTTCAAGGTAATTATATCAGCCTTATCAACGAATCATCGTTCCCAGATGAAATGTTAAACAGACTTGAAACACTTGATCtatcaaaaaatcattttgccTGTACATGCAATCTTATGTGGTTTCGAGATTGGATCAGACACAAAAATCTTAgtttaccaaaactgaccaacTTTCCACGTGAATATAAATGCATTTATCCAGAAAAAATGCATAGAGTACTCTTAAAAGATTATAATCCAACGAAAGAGAGTTGTACGCCCTGGAACCCGTTATTCACAGTAGTGATAACGTTAGCATCATTTACAGTGTTGGTTCTTGTTCTATTACTAACCGCATACAAATGTCATTCCAATATCAGAAACTACTGCTACCTGTTCCGACTGAACACACTTAAACGCAAAGGCTATATAAGATTAAATAGTAGCGAGGATTACGAGTACCATGCATTTGTAGTATACTGTGACGCAGAcaggaaatgggtccataataTTTTCTTGCCTAAACTTGAAAACGAAGGTTTCAAGCTGTGTATACATTTCCGAGACTTTGATGTTGGGGTCTCAAAAACTGAAAACGTAGATACTTATCTAAAGAAATGTTGGAAAATTATAGTTATTATGAGCAATGAATTTGCAAAGAGTGAATGGTGTCAATGGGAGCTAGAATTTTCACAAGACCGCAGACGCAGGCAAGGAAGAAACGCATTTCTACCAATTATGCTGAAAACCATTAATTCAAAGCACATGATATGTCCAATTAGGACATTGCTGAAAACAACTCCATATGTTACACATCAAACTGGAGTAGGAGAGGATTTATTTTGGAAAGCTGTAATTGAAGGCATACAGAAACCTCTGGGCAATCCACCCGTTGCAGTTTGA
- the LOC134696686 gene encoding uncharacterized protein LOC134696686 — MMLKCVCVELFIIMISLSGVYGFYKLGQCPQFENCVSLAIKKGTLFNTLVQELVPGDNLGILDAGMELICRNRPAVVRCLVDMTYQDCYQAKRLMQAYDRTDFQQISDGFCYYTDEMSDLLRIVTKVNNRQWFFSCIEYMFIGITESKTGQTYLEYFRCSKYGIIPAIDELSVCFTEHLEGTCDEDIIIFVRERALDIQKYSCSRAEKHMKQQIMNIFESFVILKEKLVRVKR, encoded by the exons ATGATGTTGAAATGCGTTTGTGTTGAGT TGTTTATCATAATGATATCCTTAAGTGGGGTTTATGGATTTTATAAACTAGGGCAATGTCCACAATTTGAAAACTGTGTGAGTTTGGCGATCAAAAAGGGAACTCTGTTCAACACGTTAGTGCAAGAATTAGTGCCAGGTGATAACTTGGGAATACTTGACGCTGGAATGGAACTGATATGCAG AAATAGACCTGCAGTAGTACGTTGCTTAGTGGACATGACTTATCAGGATTGTTATCAAGCGAAACGCTTAATGCAAGCATATGACAGAACTGATTTCCAACAAATAAGTGACGGTTTCTGCTACTACACCGATG aaatgtCAGACCTCTTACGAATCGTCACAAAAGTAAACAATCGCCAATGGTTTTTTAGCTGCATTGAATATATGTTCATAGGCATTACAGAATCAAAAACTGGTCAAACATATTTGGAATATTTTCGATGCAG CAAATACGGAATTATACCTGCAATTGATGAGCTTAGTGTGTGTTTTACTGAACATTTGGAAGGTACATGTGATGAAGATATCATCATTTTCGTGAGAGAAAGAGCCTTAGATATTCAAAAGTATTCTTGTTCGCGAGCAGAAAAGCATATGAAACAGCaaataatgaatatatttgaaagttttgtaattttgaaagaGAAATTAGTTAGAGTGAAacgttaa